DNA from Demetria terragena DSM 11295:
ATGCGTCAGCCGCGAGACCGTACACCGTGTCGGTCGGGATCACGACGAGTCTGCCGTCGGCGAGGGTCTCCTGCGCCGCAGCGAGACCGTCCTTCCGTTGCTGTTCGTCAGAACAGTCGAAGACCTGCGTCAATCAATGCTCCTTAGTCTGCGCGACCGCCAGGGTCGAGGGCGTGCAGCTTCGAAGTCAGAGCCTAGTCGGGCGTAGGTGACATGCTGCAGCCATGCTCCATGATTTCGCCGATCGGACGTTTGAGCCGGATGAGTTTCGCGCTGTGGTCCGAGAAGCACAGCAACCACTCACTTTCACTCGGTGCGATCTTCGCGAACTACGCCTGCGCGACCTTGACCTGTCCGAGGCGACGTTCACCGACTGCGCCATGGACCAGATCGATCTGCAAGGCGCCCGGCTCGGCGACACCGCGTTCATGGCGTGCCGCCTCATGGGCGCACAGCTCCGCAACGTCGGCGGGCTCGGGTTTCGTCTCGAACGATGCAATCTGTTTGCCGCCGACCTGACCGGCGCCCCGCTCGCTCGAGCCAACCTCACCGGTTGTCGGTTGACCGAGGCCACGCTGCGCGGGGCCGACCTGCGCTGGGCCATTTTTGATGGGTGCGACCTCACCGGAGCTGACATTGCACTCGCCAAACTCGAGGGAGCCGACTTGCGCGCTGCTGCGCTCGGCCCGTGCGACCTCGACCGGTTGGGCGCGTTGCGCGGTGCCATCATCTCCCCCGCCCAGGCGAGCTCGATCATCGAAGAACTCGCGCGCGT
Protein-coding regions in this window:
- a CDS encoding pentapeptide repeat-containing protein; translation: MLHDFADRTFEPDEFRAVVREAQQPLTFTRCDLRELRLRDLDLSEATFTDCAMDQIDLQGARLGDTAFMACRLMGAQLRNVGGLGFRLERCNLFAADLTGAPLARANLTGCRLTEATLRGADLRWAIFDGCDLTGADIALAKLEGADLRAAALGPCDLDRLGALRGAIISPAQASSIIEELARVTVAPIS